In Bryobacteraceae bacterium, the following proteins share a genomic window:
- a CDS encoding sigma-54 dependent transcriptional regulator produces MATGQSHVPVTRPMAMRPVDGAQGLAAILGGSPAIESIRNQISRVARASCGVLITGETGTGKELAAAAIHQCGPRANRPFVSINCAALPESLLESELFGYTKGAFTGALQSRAGLLAGSDGGTVFLDEVGDLCLTGQAKLLRALEAKEVRRLGSNLTHSVDFRVVAATNRSLEERVQTGEFRQDLYYRLNVARVHLPPLRDRIEDVPELVAHYIRILNREFSIRIEEVDPGVLECLARYDWPGNIRELRNTLEVGYLNCQPPHLRVQDLPRHFRDRCQPPFPPEGASEETVILSALREVDWNKSKAARKLHWSRMTLYRKLKRYGLADRPAR; encoded by the coding sequence ATGGCGACTGGGCAGAGCCACGTTCCTGTCACGCGTCCGATGGCCATGCGGCCTGTGGACGGCGCGCAGGGCCTTGCCGCGATTCTCGGCGGGAGCCCGGCCATCGAATCCATCCGCAATCAGATTTCGCGAGTGGCGCGGGCTTCCTGCGGCGTCCTCATCACGGGCGAAACCGGCACCGGAAAAGAGCTGGCCGCCGCGGCCATTCATCAATGCGGGCCTCGCGCCAACCGGCCCTTCGTCAGCATCAATTGCGCCGCGCTCCCCGAGTCCCTTCTCGAAAGCGAGCTGTTCGGCTACACCAAGGGCGCGTTCACTGGAGCGCTCCAATCCCGCGCCGGATTGCTGGCCGGCAGCGACGGCGGCACCGTGTTTCTCGACGAAGTCGGCGACCTGTGCCTCACCGGCCAGGCCAAGCTCCTGCGCGCGCTCGAGGCGAAAGAAGTTCGCCGCCTCGGCTCGAATCTCACGCACTCCGTCGATTTCCGCGTCGTGGCGGCCACCAATCGCTCCCTCGAGGAACGCGTCCAGACCGGCGAGTTCCGCCAGGATCTCTACTACCGCCTTAACGTCGCCCGCGTTCATCTGCCCCCGCTGCGCGACCGCATCGAAGATGTCCCGGAACTCGTCGCCCACTACATCCGCATCCTCAACCGAGAGTTCTCCATCCGGATCGAAGAAGTGGATCCGGGCGTCCTCGAGTGTCTCGCCAGGTACGACTGGCCAGGCAACATCCGCGAGCTGCGCAACACGCTCGAGGTGGGCTACCTCAACTGCCAGCCGCCGCACCTCCGTGTGCAGGATCTCCCACGGCATTTTCGCGACCGCTGCCAGCCGCCCTTCCCGCCCGAAGGCGCGTCCGAAGAGACGGTGATCCTCTCGGCGCTACGCGAAGTCGATTGGAATAAAAGCAAGGCCGCGCGCAAGCTGCACTGGTCGCGGATGACGCTCTACCGCAAGCTAAAGCGCTACGGCCTCGCCGATCGCCCCGCCCGATAA
- a CDS encoding SMR family transporter: MVSLLLALAAAGAYVAGGVFMKESAGLTRWPPALGVFACFVAGSALQAVSMRDSDMSANYVIVLGLEAALALALGAVVLGEPVSWTKLAGVGLVVAGVAILRVV; this comes from the coding sequence ATGGTGAGTTTGCTGCTGGCGCTGGCGGCGGCGGGGGCATATGTCGCGGGTGGGGTGTTCATGAAAGAATCGGCGGGGCTGACGCGCTGGCCGCCGGCATTGGGTGTGTTTGCGTGCTTCGTGGCGGGTTCGGCGCTCCAGGCGGTTTCGATGCGGGATTCGGATATGAGCGCGAACTACGTCATCGTGCTCGGGCTCGAAGCAGCTCTGGCGCTGGCCCTGGGGGCGGTGGTTTTGGGCGAACCGGTTTCGTGGACGAAGCTGGCGGGTGTGGGGCTGGTTGTGGCGGGCGTGGCGATTCTACGGGTGGTTTGA
- a CDS encoding type III PLP-dependent enzyme, with the protein MTPLLELDPPQPTFAVRPATPCLLMRLDLVEEAWRRFERAFPHAGIHYAVKANPAPEIIAKLAALRAKFDVASPAEVDLCLAAGASPGDLSYGNTVKRSADIAHAWRCGVRLFVFDCEEELRKIAAHAPGSRVSCRLAVGSAGSSWPLARKFGCSPAAAEAMLAEAVELGLLPWGVAFHVGSQQRDPSQWEAPIAQTAALFHRMRARGVHLAMINLGGGFPARYREPAPDLDVYGARIRGALDRHMSPFAPHVMLEPGRGLVADAGVLVTEVVLVSRRDGGPRWVYVDVGKFGGLAETMDECIQYRIRAAGFEHAPAGPAILAGPTCDSADILYEKTPYELPLSLREGDRLEVLSAGAYTASYASVGFNGFAPLPTYFE; encoded by the coding sequence ATGACGCCCCTCTTGGAACTTGACCCGCCGCAGCCCACGTTCGCCGTCCGGCCGGCGACGCCCTGCCTGCTGATGCGCCTCGATCTGGTGGAGGAGGCCTGGCGGCGGTTCGAACGCGCCTTTCCGCACGCCGGGATCCACTACGCCGTGAAGGCGAACCCCGCGCCGGAGATCATTGCGAAGCTGGCGGCGCTGCGCGCGAAGTTCGACGTGGCGAGCCCGGCGGAGGTGGACTTGTGCCTGGCTGCCGGGGCATCGCCGGGCGACCTTTCGTACGGAAACACGGTGAAGCGATCGGCCGACATCGCGCATGCATGGCGGTGCGGCGTCCGCCTGTTTGTGTTCGATTGCGAGGAGGAGTTGCGGAAGATCGCCGCGCACGCGCCGGGGTCGCGAGTGTCGTGCCGGCTGGCGGTAGGGTCGGCGGGTTCGAGCTGGCCGCTGGCGCGCAAGTTCGGATGCTCTCCGGCGGCGGCGGAGGCGATGCTGGCGGAGGCGGTGGAACTAGGCTTGCTGCCGTGGGGCGTTGCGTTCCATGTGGGTTCGCAGCAGCGGGACCCGTCGCAATGGGAAGCGCCCATCGCCCAGACGGCGGCGCTGTTCCACCGGATGCGGGCGCGGGGCGTGCATCTGGCGATGATCAATCTCGGCGGGGGATTTCCGGCGCGCTATCGCGAGCCGGCGCCTGATCTCGACGTCTATGGCGCGCGTATCCGGGGGGCGCTCGATCGGCACATGTCGCCCTTCGCGCCGCACGTGATGCTGGAGCCGGGGCGCGGGTTGGTGGCCGACGCCGGGGTGCTGGTGACGGAGGTGGTGCTGGTTTCACGGCGCGACGGGGGTCCGCGCTGGGTTTACGTGGACGTGGGCAAGTTCGGGGGGCTGGCGGAGACGATGGACGAATGCATTCAGTACCGGATCCGGGCGGCGGGATTCGAGCACGCGCCGGCGGGTCCGGCGATTCTGGCCGGGCCGACGTGCGATTCCGCAGATATCCTGTATGAGAAGACGCCTTACGAGCTGCCGTTGTCGTTGCGCGAGGGGGACCGGTTGGAGGTCCTGAGTGCGGGGGCGTACACGGCGAGTTACGCGTCGGTAGGGTTCAACGGTTTCGCGCCGCTGCCGACGTACTTCGAGTGA
- a CDS encoding sigma-70 family RNA polymerase sigma factor, translating to MCADTGGVTRLLRRWSEGDSGALDEIIPIVYSELQSLAHRQLRREHAAHTLQTTALVNEAYLRLAGQESKDWKNRGHFLAVCAQILRQVLVDAARTRRAQKRNSGQAPIPIPGDLPVPAGQTDASLIALDDSLAELARIDPLKARIVDLRYFGGFTVEEIAALLDISPATVKRHWAIAKAWLYNELAARDAQPLEEPQTDEP from the coding sequence ATGTGCGCCGACACAGGTGGCGTCACCCGTCTCCTTCGACGATGGTCCGAAGGCGACTCCGGCGCGCTCGACGAAATCATCCCGATCGTCTACAGCGAATTGCAGTCGCTGGCCCACCGCCAGTTGCGCCGCGAACACGCCGCCCACACTCTGCAAACCACCGCCCTCGTCAACGAAGCCTACCTCCGGCTCGCCGGTCAGGAATCGAAGGATTGGAAGAACCGCGGCCACTTTCTCGCCGTCTGCGCCCAGATCCTGCGCCAGGTGCTCGTGGACGCCGCCCGTACCCGGCGAGCTCAGAAGCGCAACTCCGGCCAGGCGCCTATCCCCATTCCCGGCGATCTCCCCGTCCCGGCCGGCCAGACCGATGCCTCCCTCATCGCGCTCGACGACAGCCTCGCCGAACTCGCCCGCATCGATCCCCTGAAAGCGCGCATCGTCGACCTTCGCTACTTCGGCGGCTTCACGGTGGAAGAAATCGCCGCCCTCCTCGATATCTCCCCCGCCACCGTGAAACGCCATTGGGCCATCGCCAAGGCCTGGCTCTACAACGAACTCGCCGCGCGCGACGCCCAACCCCTCGAGGAACCGCAGACCGATGAACCCTGA
- a CDS encoding serine/threonine-protein kinase produces MNPELWGRVEGIVAEALEVDEPERSLLVEERCAGDGETLTEVRRLLQAGDRMDARFLESPAFDPARETYGQYRALHQVGRGGMSVVYLGERTGAEFERRVAIKVMLAPSALTRGETHILASLEHPNIARLFDAGATASGFRYLVMEYVDGVRIDHYCRGLSHDARLRLFLQVCAGVQYANRAFVVHRDLKPANILVTGEGMVKLLDFGIAKLLEDNAVSDHTARAWTPDYASPEQILGEPVTASTDVYSLGVLLCELISGARPRSSADLPLGEIVRRAAAEEIANPGLDGELGLIARKALRRNPAHRYESAGDMARDIERLLEGRPIAARPPSRFYNARKFIGRHRLAVAAGALAVAGLLVTTAVAVRESRLATERFGQVRRLASSVLFEVYPEVSKLSNSLEARQILARRSLEYLDALASDPRAGAGLLTEIAHGYIQLADIQGTSGMESLGDTGAALERARQAERAARRALALEPRNPGARAVLFEALVRLASTHNLRGGADKAGPYAEEAVRVSKTILAEAPGDLSGSRRVAEGLLTLAITNSAARETLAASIPLFDSAVAAWESLSARTGGAAQDRRDLARAHQYAVAALIRLDHAAEAEKHARESRGINEARLAAGDLRARLQLATDLGYLAVIAWRRNDSLAAADLFERQLVLRRALAAEEPRDNHMAMSVAGTMARLGHTYAMLGRFPEAIAMGQDALRRQRAIHARDPKYVSATRELFFALIDLAETNLRAEKSAEACPLVREAAGVWDLLQASSTPMERGPGERLKKMRARCGV; encoded by the coding sequence ATGAACCCTGAACTCTGGGGGCGCGTGGAAGGCATCGTCGCCGAGGCGCTCGAAGTCGACGAGCCCGAGCGCTCCCTCCTCGTCGAAGAACGATGCGCCGGCGACGGTGAGACCCTCACCGAGGTGCGAAGGCTGCTCCAGGCCGGCGACCGCATGGACGCCCGCTTCCTCGAATCGCCCGCGTTCGATCCCGCCCGCGAGACCTACGGTCAGTACCGCGCCCTCCACCAGGTCGGGCGCGGCGGCATGAGCGTCGTCTATCTCGGCGAGCGCACCGGCGCCGAGTTCGAACGCCGGGTGGCCATCAAGGTGATGCTCGCCCCGAGCGCCCTCACCCGCGGCGAAACCCACATTCTCGCCTCCCTCGAACATCCCAACATCGCCCGCCTGTTCGACGCCGGCGCCACCGCCTCCGGCTTCCGCTACTTGGTGATGGAGTACGTCGATGGCGTCCGCATCGATCACTACTGCCGCGGCCTCTCCCACGACGCCCGCCTTCGCCTGTTTCTCCAGGTTTGCGCCGGAGTGCAATACGCCAACCGCGCCTTCGTCGTGCACCGCGATCTCAAACCGGCCAACATCCTTGTCACCGGCGAAGGGATGGTGAAGCTCCTCGACTTTGGCATCGCCAAGCTCCTCGAGGACAACGCTGTATCCGACCACACCGCCCGCGCCTGGACCCCCGACTACGCAAGCCCCGAACAGATCCTCGGCGAACCCGTCACCGCCTCCACCGACGTCTATTCGCTCGGCGTGCTGCTGTGCGAATTGATCAGCGGCGCAAGGCCTCGCTCCTCCGCCGATCTGCCGCTCGGAGAGATCGTGCGGCGCGCCGCCGCCGAAGAGATCGCCAACCCCGGGCTAGACGGCGAACTCGGGCTCATCGCGCGCAAGGCGCTCCGGCGCAACCCCGCTCACCGTTACGAGTCCGCCGGCGACATGGCTCGCGACATTGAGCGCCTCCTCGAAGGACGGCCCATCGCCGCCCGGCCGCCGTCGCGATTCTACAACGCGCGCAAGTTCATCGGGCGTCACCGCCTGGCCGTGGCCGCCGGCGCCCTGGCCGTGGCCGGTCTGCTCGTCACCACCGCCGTCGCCGTGCGCGAGTCGCGGCTCGCCACGGAGCGGTTCGGCCAGGTGCGGCGTCTTGCCAGCAGCGTGCTCTTCGAGGTCTACCCGGAAGTCAGCAAGCTCTCCAATTCGCTCGAAGCGAGGCAGATCCTCGCCCGGCGCAGCCTCGAGTATCTCGACGCGCTCGCCAGTGACCCGCGCGCCGGCGCCGGCCTCCTGACCGAAATCGCCCACGGATACATCCAGCTCGCCGACATCCAGGGCACCTCCGGCATGGAAAGCCTTGGCGATACGGGCGCGGCTCTGGAGCGCGCCCGGCAGGCCGAACGGGCGGCGCGCCGGGCCCTCGCCCTTGAGCCGCGAAACCCCGGCGCGCGCGCTGTCCTGTTCGAGGCGCTCGTCCGCCTGGCGAGCACCCACAACCTTCGCGGTGGGGCCGACAAGGCCGGCCCATACGCCGAAGAAGCGGTACGGGTCTCGAAGACCATCCTGGCGGAAGCGCCCGGCGATCTCTCCGGTTCGCGCCGCGTCGCCGAAGGCCTGCTCACGCTCGCCATCACCAACTCCGCCGCCCGCGAGACGCTCGCCGCCAGCATCCCGCTCTTCGATTCAGCGGTGGCCGCCTGGGAGTCGCTTTCCGCCAGAACCGGCGGAGCCGCCCAGGACCGTCGCGACCTCGCCCGCGCCCACCAATACGCCGTCGCCGCGCTGATCCGCCTGGACCACGCCGCCGAAGCGGAAAAGCATGCTCGCGAATCCCGCGGGATCAACGAAGCCCGCCTCGCCGCCGGCGACCTCCGCGCCCGCCTCCAACTCGCCACCGACCTCGGCTATCTCGCCGTGATCGCATGGCGGCGGAACGATAGCCTCGCCGCCGCGGATCTGTTCGAACGGCAGCTCGTCCTGCGGCGGGCCCTCGCCGCCGAAGAGCCCCGCGACAACCACATGGCCATGAGCGTCGCCGGCACGATGGCCCGCCTCGGCCACACCTACGCCATGCTCGGCCGGTTCCCGGAGGCCATCGCGATGGGGCAGGATGCCCTCCGCCGCCAGCGCGCCATCCACGCGCGCGACCCGAAGTACGTCTCCGCCACCCGCGAACTCTTCTTCGCTTTGATCGACTTGGCGGAGACCAACCTCCGCGCGGAAAAGTCCGCCGAGGCCTGTCCGCTGGTCCGCGAGGCAGCCGGTGTGTGGGACCTTCTGCAGGCGAGTTCGACGCCAATGGAACGCGGGCCCGGCGAACGGCTGAAGAAGATGCGCGCCCGCTGCGGCGTCTGA
- a CDS encoding dihydrodipicolinate synthase family protein — protein MRKNTLTTADLRGVFPVPPLCRRTDGQIDFAETEKIARHIAAGGIHNFLYGGNAFLYHITLAEYDALLDWCAGIDDDFLMIPSAGPSFGRAMDQAPLLRRRGFPTAMLLPCSDPRDAEGLERGYRAFAEAAGMPIIVYLKDENNMGANKEAGLDAVARLVKDGVCIGIKYAVVRPEPSEDPYLDALLERVDRAHVISGIGERPAISHMRDFKLPGFTTGSGCVAPALSRALYEANVAGDWDAAAAIRAPFIALEDLRDAWGPARVLHAAVELAGIASAGPIAPYVTPVTEKMRAEIGPVAKTLAAARVASAVAGD, from the coding sequence ATGCGCAAGAACACGCTTACCACCGCCGACCTTCGAGGCGTCTTCCCGGTTCCGCCGCTGTGCCGCCGGACAGACGGCCAAATCGACTTCGCCGAAACCGAGAAAATCGCCCGGCACATCGCCGCCGGGGGGATCCACAACTTTCTCTACGGCGGCAACGCGTTTCTCTATCACATCACTCTGGCCGAGTACGACGCGCTACTCGATTGGTGCGCCGGGATTGACGACGACTTCCTGATGATCCCCTCGGCGGGACCGTCGTTCGGGCGGGCGATGGATCAGGCCCCGCTGCTGCGCCGGCGCGGCTTCCCGACGGCGATGCTGCTGCCGTGCTCGGACCCGCGGGACGCCGAAGGACTGGAGCGCGGATATCGTGCGTTCGCCGAGGCGGCGGGCATGCCGATCATCGTCTACCTGAAGGACGAGAACAACATGGGCGCCAACAAAGAAGCCGGGCTGGACGCGGTGGCGCGCCTGGTGAAAGACGGCGTCTGCATCGGGATCAAGTACGCGGTAGTTCGGCCGGAGCCCTCTGAAGATCCGTATCTGGACGCGCTGCTCGAGCGGGTGGACCGCGCGCACGTGATCAGCGGGATCGGCGAGCGGCCGGCTATTTCGCACATGCGCGACTTCAAGCTCCCCGGGTTCACCACCGGCAGCGGATGCGTGGCGCCGGCGCTTTCGCGCGCGCTCTACGAAGCCAATGTCGCGGGAGACTGGGACGCGGCCGCGGCGATCCGTGCGCCGTTCATCGCGCTCGAGGATTTGCGGGACGCGTGGGGTCCGGCGCGTGTGCTGCACGCGGCGGTGGAGTTGGCGGGCATCGCGTCGGCGGGCCCGATCGCGCCGTATGTCACGCCGGTGACGGAGAAGATGCGGGCCGAGATCGGTCCGGTGGCGAAGACGCTGGCGGCGGCCCGGGTAGCGTCGGCAGTGGCCGGGGACTGA
- a CDS encoding DUF2959 family protein: MNRTWIGMIAAAAFGLSSCGWMMGDKVVTAAQLVQGAREVSQRLQAAQKVSTDTAETVQDAYQDLGKYLQDKNMTDARLQRMEATMARLKEKSERLKKSLNGTEDSAKDLFRLMETRAKQNQTESLRDRLLKDIRAKKKSFEQTMETAEDGMDKIRASIQKYDDILGFVQVNRGLQGVDQYMGEINKVIAEGEALNAEIQKAIQAGIAIVDPKQFGS; this comes from the coding sequence GTGAACCGGACATGGATCGGGATGATCGCGGCGGCGGCTTTCGGGCTGTCGTCGTGCGGCTGGATGATGGGCGACAAGGTGGTGACGGCGGCGCAACTGGTGCAGGGTGCGCGCGAGGTTTCGCAGCGCTTGCAGGCGGCCCAGAAGGTTTCCACCGATACGGCGGAGACCGTGCAGGACGCCTATCAGGATCTCGGCAAGTATCTTCAGGACAAGAACATGACGGACGCCCGCCTGCAGCGGATGGAGGCGACCATGGCGCGGCTGAAGGAGAAGTCCGAGCGGTTGAAGAAATCGCTGAACGGCACCGAGGATAGCGCCAAGGACCTGTTCCGGCTGATGGAGACGCGTGCCAAGCAGAACCAGACCGAGTCTCTGCGGGACCGCTTGTTGAAGGACATTCGCGCGAAGAAGAAGAGTTTCGAGCAGACGATGGAGACAGCCGAGGACGGGATGGACAAGATTCGCGCGTCGATCCAGAAGTACGACGACATTCTCGGATTCGTGCAGGTGAACCGCGGCTTGCAGGGCGTGGATCAGTACATGGGCGAGATCAACAAGGTGATCGCCGAGGGCGAGGCGTTGAACGCGGAGATCCAGAAGGCGATCCAGGCGGGGATCGCGATCGTCGATCCGAAGCAGTTCGGCTCGTAG
- a CDS encoding PhoPQ-activated pathogenicity-related family protein: MRLTLARLLSAALWAAAAFADDKAAADTALDRYIRKPDPTYSYSVAGEASCNGCTATVIDLKSQTWRKPTEVDRTVWEHWLTIIRPPKVTSSKALLFINGGSNGRPRPDRADPMLQTFAKETGAIVADLRMIPNEPLKFPGEDFTRTEDGIIAYTWDKALRGGDEEWPLRLPMTKAVVRAMDTVTTFAKSEQGGGHAVDRFIVSGGSKRGWTTWTTAAVDKRVIAIAPLVIDMLNVEKSFQHHWRVYGFWAPAVGDYQKLHLMDWMGSPENQALMRVVEPWAYRDRIAVPKYIVNASGDQFFVPDSSQFYFDQLPGEKLLRYVPNADHSLRNSDAPTSLLAWLDSIVHDRPRPKYSWAIDGGRIRVKAETKPTEVRLWQANNPEKRDFRLETIGPAYTSTVLQPDDSGDYSAALPKPEKGWTAYFVELTYSDGRKVPLKVTTGVRVMPDEYPFPPPKLVPPR, encoded by the coding sequence TTGCGCCTCACCCTCGCACGACTTCTTTCCGCCGCGCTCTGGGCCGCCGCCGCGTTCGCCGACGACAAGGCCGCCGCCGATACCGCGCTCGACCGTTACATCCGCAAGCCCGACCCGACCTATTCCTACTCCGTCGCCGGCGAGGCCTCGTGCAACGGCTGCACCGCCACCGTGATCGACCTCAAGTCCCAAACGTGGCGAAAACCCACCGAAGTGGACCGCACCGTCTGGGAGCACTGGCTCACCATCATCCGCCCGCCGAAAGTCACCTCGTCCAAGGCGCTGCTGTTCATCAACGGCGGCTCCAACGGCCGCCCCCGGCCCGATCGCGCGGACCCCATGCTCCAAACCTTCGCGAAAGAAACCGGCGCAATCGTCGCCGACCTGCGCATGATCCCCAACGAGCCGCTGAAGTTCCCCGGCGAAGACTTCACCCGCACCGAAGATGGCATCATCGCCTACACTTGGGACAAAGCCCTCCGCGGCGGCGATGAAGAATGGCCGCTCCGCCTCCCCATGACCAAAGCCGTCGTCCGCGCGATGGATACCGTAACCACCTTCGCCAAGTCCGAGCAGGGCGGCGGCCACGCCGTGGACCGCTTCATCGTCTCCGGCGGCTCCAAGCGCGGTTGGACCACCTGGACCACGGCCGCCGTCGACAAACGTGTGATCGCCATCGCGCCGCTCGTCATCGACATGTTGAACGTCGAGAAATCGTTCCAGCACCACTGGCGCGTTTATGGATTCTGGGCGCCCGCGGTCGGCGATTACCAGAAGCTCCATCTCATGGATTGGATGGGGTCGCCCGAAAATCAGGCGCTGATGCGCGTGGTGGAGCCATGGGCTTATCGGGACCGCATCGCCGTCCCCAAGTACATCGTGAACGCCTCCGGAGACCAGTTCTTCGTGCCGGACTCCTCGCAGTTTTACTTTGACCAGCTTCCCGGCGAAAAGCTGCTTCGCTACGTGCCGAACGCCGATCACTCCCTCCGCAACTCCGACGCGCCCACCAGCCTCCTCGCGTGGCTCGATTCAATCGTGCACGATCGCCCTCGGCCGAAGTACTCCTGGGCGATCGACGGCGGCCGCATCCGCGTGAAGGCGGAAACCAAGCCCACCGAGGTTCGCCTCTGGCAGGCGAACAATCCGGAAAAACGCGATTTCCGGCTCGAAACCATCGGCCCCGCCTACACCTCTACCGTGCTTCAGCCGGACGACAGCGGTGACTACTCCGCCGCCCTCCCGAAGCCGGAAAAGGGTTGGACTGCGTACTTCGTCGAATTGACCTACTCGGACGGCCGAAAGGTCCCGCTGAAGGTGACCACCGGCGTTCGCGTGATGCCGGACGAGTACCCCTTCCCGCCGCCCAAGCTGGTTCCGCCCCGATGA
- a CDS encoding arylesterase, whose amino-acid sequence MRLSAGVAALALVGAAMHAAPPAARVVAAFGDSITEGYGVAPKDAYPAQLAALLEKQGRPVKLVNAGVSGDTSGNALDRLSQVTALKPALVILEIGGNDGLRGLPPQATRANIDRILSGLAAAGARVVLIGMTLPANYGAGYIRQFEAIYTELAAKHRARLVSVAGKGIAATPGMMQRDGIHPTALGHRKLAELLLPHVAAVLGRK is encoded by the coding sequence ATGAGGCTCTCCGCCGGCGTCGCGGCTCTGGCCCTGGTCGGCGCCGCGATGCATGCCGCGCCGCCCGCCGCAAGAGTAGTGGCCGCCTTCGGCGACAGCATCACCGAAGGCTACGGCGTCGCCCCGAAAGACGCCTATCCGGCGCAGCTTGCGGCCCTGCTCGAAAAACAGGGCCGGCCGGTCAAGCTGGTCAACGCGGGCGTCAGCGGCGATACCTCCGGCAACGCTCTCGATCGGCTCAGCCAGGTGACCGCGCTGAAACCGGCGCTCGTGATCCTCGAGATCGGCGGCAACGACGGCCTGCGCGGATTGCCCCCGCAAGCCACGCGCGCCAACATCGATCGCATTCTTTCCGGACTCGCCGCCGCCGGCGCGCGCGTGGTCCTCATCGGCATGACGCTTCCGGCCAACTACGGCGCCGGCTACATCCGCCAGTTCGAAGCCATCTACACGGAACTCGCCGCCAAGCATCGCGCGCGCCTGGTCTCCGTCGCCGGCAAGGGAATCGCCGCCACGCCCGGCATGATGCAGCGCGATGGAATTCATCCCACCGCCCTCGGTCATCGCAAACTCGCGGAACTGCTGCTGCCCCACGTCGCCGCCGTCCTTGGCCGAAAGTAA
- a CDS encoding oxidative damage protection protein, protein MRPEDTAGKRKVFCVKFQKEMVGLDEPPFDGHPIGAKIFESVSKDAWKMWLEHMKMLMNEYRLNLGTSEAQEFLIQQMDNYFFGPGAALPPDFVPQKEKG, encoded by the coding sequence ATGCGCCCCGAAGACACCGCCGGGAAGCGCAAGGTTTTCTGCGTCAAATTTCAGAAGGAGATGGTCGGCCTTGATGAGCCGCCGTTCGACGGCCATCCGATCGGCGCGAAAATCTTCGAAAGTGTTTCCAAAGACGCCTGGAAGATGTGGCTGGAACACATGAAAATGCTGATGAACGAATACCGTTTGAACCTCGGCACCAGCGAGGCCCAGGAGTTTCTCATCCAGCAAATGGATAACTACTTCTTCGGCCCCGGCGCCGCGCTTCCGCCGGACTTCGTTCCTCAGAAGGAAAAGGGATGA
- a CDS encoding YceI family protein, with the protein MIAPVVLAALAAAAASAATYNIDTGHSTATFSVRHMMVSNVKGTLGGVTGALDWDPAKPEASRVDATIDVKTIDTRHPKRDADLRGEDFFQVDKYPTMAFKSKRVSKSGGKLLLTGDLTMHGVTREVTLTLEDPPVEVKDPRVGYRLGASATTRINRKDWGLTYNTILEAGGVTIGDEVSITLDIEATRK; encoded by the coding sequence ATGATCGCCCCCGTCGTACTGGCGGCGTTGGCGGCCGCCGCCGCTTCGGCAGCCACCTACAACATCGACACGGGGCACTCCACCGCGACCTTTTCCGTACGGCACATGATGGTGTCGAACGTGAAAGGTACGCTCGGCGGCGTCACCGGTGCTCTGGACTGGGATCCGGCCAAACCGGAAGCCTCCCGCGTCGACGCCACCATCGATGTGAAGACCATCGACACCCGGCACCCCAAGCGCGACGCCGATTTGCGCGGCGAGGATTTCTTCCAGGTCGACAAGTACCCCACCATGGCGTTCAAGAGCAAGCGCGTCTCGAAATCGGGCGGAAAGCTCCTCTTGACCGGCGACCTCACCATGCACGGTGTAACCAGGGAAGTGACGCTCACGCTCGAAGACCCGCCGGTGGAAGTGAAGGACCCGCGCGTCGGCTACCGGCTCGGCGCTTCGGCCACCACCAGGATCAACCGCAAGGATTGGGGACTCACCTACAACACGATTCTCGAAGCGGGCGGCGTCACCATCGGCGACGAAGTGTCGATCACGCTCGACATTGAAGCCACGCGCAAGTAA